The DNA window AATTGGATTTTCAGGTTACCCTGATTTGCAAAAAGCCTTGCGGTTGAATTTACAACAACGTTTAAATCCAACTCAGCGACTTCAATCCAGTATGGGGATTGAGGACAATAGTTTATTTTCGCGCTCCTTCCAAAAAGACATGGAGAATATCAACGAAGCTATTAAGCTCAATCCTACTCCTATGTTAGAAAGCGTTGTGCAGCTTTTGCTTCGGGCACAAAATGTTTACATCGTTGCTTATCGAAGTTCTTACTCGCTTGCTTCCTATTTTTATGTCATCCTTGAGCAAATCTTGGGCAATGTCAATCTAGTGAATAACCTTGAGAATATGAAAGCGGAAACCTTGCTGCGTATGACAAAAAGAGATGTCCTCATCAGTATTAGCTTCCCAAGATATAATCAGCAAACGCTGGATTTTACGAAGTTGGCGTATGATCGCGGCGTAAAAATCCTTCCGATTTCCGATAGCCTATCAGCACCCCTTATCCAGTATTCGGATGTTTACTTAATCAGTCCGTTTGAAAGCATGAGTTTCTATAATTCCTATGTTCCTGTTATGTCCTTAATCAACGCTCTTAGCACTGAACTTGCAGCAGCTCTTAAGGAGGAAGTGAAGGAAAGATTAACGCTCATTGACCAAATGAGCGATACCGTATACTATCCGTTGACTGGTCACGGACAATCCTAATTAACGAAAGAACAATGCAAGTTATGCATTGTTCTTTTATTTTTTTGAAACAAAATTTTCAAAACATATTGCCAATTAATACTATTTAGGTGTATAGTCTTAATAATAAGAAAATTTATTTTCATAAATTGCTTAATGTGAATATTTTTTTTCAAAGGGGTGGAAGGACAAATGAGTAAACTAGGCTTTCGTATTAATTCAAGTGAGACTCCAAGGGATCAAGCTCTTGTTTCGTCTCTAAAGGAATTTCCAACTTGTAACCTTGCTGATGTAATGGGGAGATTTCATGTGATGGACCCAGGAATTCAACCTGTAGATCGACAGATGAAGCTAGCTGGCCATGCAGTCACTGTACAATGTCGACCAGGAGATAACCTCATGCTTCACAAGGCTCTTGAGGTGGCAAAGCCAGGGGATATCCTCGTTGTGAATACAAATGGCAATACAACGAGCGCTGTATTTGGTGAACTGATGTGTCGAACTGCGATGGGGGCTAAACTTGGTGGCATTGTCGTAGATGGTGCCGTTCGAGATGTACTTGCATTGTCGGAACAGGGCTTCCCTACTTTTTCACGCTCAGTTTGTGCAAGCGGCTGTGATAAGGATGGTCCAGGCGAGATTAATTATTCCATCGCATCTGGAGGTGTATCGGTTCAGCCGGGAGATATCATTGTTGGAGATGCAGATGGGGTAGTTGTTATTCCTCTAGCAGAGGCGAAAACCGTTCTGGAAAAAGTTCGAGTACATATGGCAAATGAACATAAACGTATTGAAGAAATTAATTCCGGAGTTCTATTTAAACCAGAGATCAACGAAATCCTAGCAGCGAAAGGGGTTAAATAAATTGCTTGGTGCACAAGACCTTCTTCTGATGACACCAGGGCCAACCAAAATACCGCCATCTGTACAGAAGGCGAGTGGCCAGGCGACGATGCATCATCGAAGTAAACCTTTTGCCATCATGCTTGGGGAGTTACTAGAAGGATTAAAGCCATTCTTTGGAACCTCTCAGCCGATCTTACCTGTCCATACGACAGGAAGAGGAGCGATGGAAGCGGCGATTACCAACCTTTTTTCTCAAGGGGATCCGATCTTATCCATTTGCAACGGGAAATTTGGAGGATTTTTTGCCGAGATTGGGGAGCGATACGGGTGTCAGGTGACAAGAGCTTTTGCTAGCTGGGAAGAAGAGGTTGAATTATCGCAACTGGTGAAGTTGATCGATAGCATCCCTGATCTAAAAGCGATAACAGTCGTTCACTCGGATACATCTTCCGGTATTCTGAATCCGATTGAGCAAATTGCGGCTCTAACAAAGAAGAGGGATATTCTGCTTATTGTTGATGGAATCAGTTCGATTGGCAGTGTTCCCTTCGAGTTTGACAAGTGGGGAGTCGATGTCGCGATAACAGCCTCACAAAAGGGTCTGATGAGTTTTCCAGGATTAGCTTTTGTAGTTCTAAACGATAAGGCTTGGAAGGCAGAGCAAACGAGTACGCTACCTAAGTTTTATACGGAATTTAAAGAGATCTTGAAAAGTGTTACGAAACCCAAACCGGATACTCCAGGGACCACTCCAGTTTCTTTGGTAGCAGCTGTTCATGAGGCGGTCAAACTCCTTACCTTAGAGGGGAAAGAGAATGTTTTTAAACGAATGGAAAGTAACGGTGCCTATCTCCGCCAAGAAATGAATCAGTTGGGATTTCAGACATACCCCCCAAATTTAATAGAGTACTCCCCAACAGTGTCGATGTTTAAGGTGCCAGAAGGCTATACATCCAATGATATTCAATCCTTCTTACAGCAACATCATGGGATTTTTATAGCAAAAGGTTTAGGTAACTACAAAGATGGATTTATTCGAATTGGTCATATGGGAGATATTCGTTTAAGTGACATTGAGCGTACGATTGCTGCCGTGAAGGATGGTTTAACTAGGGAGGGCTAACATTAATGTCTGGCAAAACGATGATAGAAAAAATATTAAGTAAACACGCAGGTATCGATGCACGTGCCGGGGATATTGTTATCTGTGAAGTAGATGCGGTGATGGGAACAGATGGGTCAACGCCCATGGCTATTGATTACTTCCATGAAATGCAAGGTCATAAGGTTTTGAATCCCGAAAAGGTGGTATTCTTTGCAGATCATTACTCTCCTGCACCGAATCAAAAAACGGCTGAGCTTCATCAAAAGATGAAAAGGTTTTCAGAACAACATGGTTGTCAATATTATCCTACCGGCGAAGGGATTGGCAATCAAGTGATGATGGAAAAAGGGTTTGTACACCCTGGAGATATCGTACTCGGTGCGGATTCTCATTCCTGCACCTTCGGGGCGCTGAACGCATTTGCTTGTGGGATTGGTTCATCTGACCTTGCAATTATTATGATCTCAGGAAAGATTTGGTTAAAAGTACCCGAAACGATCAAAGTTGAGATCATCGGTAAGATGCCAAGTGATCTTACGGCTAAAGATATTGCCATTGCATTAACCAGAGAGATTGGAGCAGACGGAGCAAGTTATCAGACCATTGAATTTCATGGGAATGTGATTGAGGAAATGACCATGGAATCCCGATTTGTTCTCTCGAACATTGTTGCGGAGATGGGAGCAAAGGGCGGTTTAATGAGGGCGGATCAAACCACTTATCAATGGTTGAGCAAGCGAGGAATTGAACATGGAGAGTCTGTAGATTCTGATCTGGATGCCAGCTATAGCCGAGTTGTTACCTTGGATGTATCGAAACTAAGCCCTCAAGTAGCTCTCCCCCATGCGGTAGATTATAGCGTACCAATCGAAGAGATTCAGGAGACAAAGGTAGATATGGTGTTTATCGGGACATGTACGAATGGACGGATGGAAGATTTCCGAGAAGTCGCAGAAATTCTGCGAGATCAGGAACTCGCCCCTGGAGTACAACTTCTTATTATCCCTGCATCGCGTGAGGTGTTCCTCCAAGCGATGGAGGAAGGGCTGATCCAGCTGTTCATGCAAAAAGGAGCGACCATCGGTACACCGGGATGCGGACCTTGCTGCGGTACAGGTAACGGTGTTCCCGCAAATGGAGAAAATATTGTATCGACAGCTAATCGGAATTTTATAGGTCGGATGGGGAACCCGCTGGCAAATATCTATCTTGCTTCACCGGCCGTAGCAATCACTGCTGCGATTAAAGGAAAGATCGCACATCCCAGAGAGGTAGGTGGATCCCATGAAGTTCGAGGGTAAGGTTCATATCGTTGGTGACGATATCAATACGGACTATATCATCTCCTCGCGGAGAAAGAGGGACTCTCTTGATGCTCATTACTTGAAGCAATTCTTCATGGAGGATATCGACTCCACATTGCATCAGCGCATAAAAGACGGAGATATCCTAGTCTCCGGGAAAAATTTTGGTTGTGGTTCCGCTATGGAAGTGGCGGCGACAGTCATCCAAGCCCTAGGAGTTCGGGTCATCATCGCACCATCTTTTGCCCGTAGTTTCTTCCGAAATGGAATAAATAATGGACTCCTTCTGATTGAAGCAGACACGACTCAAATTCAAGCTGATGACGTGGTCGAAGTACAGCTAGGAGAAGATCTAACTCATGTCTACGTAAGGAGTCGAAATGTTCATTTAACCAGTAAGCCATTGCCTACTGTCATGCAAAATATATTCAATGCAGGTGGGATTGTTCCTTACTTCATCAAGAATAATGGGACATTCATTACCTAACGAAAGGGGGGGGTATCTTGTCACAACATCACGCAAAGAGCGGAGGAGCAGAAGAACGAAAGAAGAAAATAAGCAGAAGGCCGTTGAAGGGAAACTTGGCAAAAGCAGTTACGGTTGTAGCCGTGCTGTTTGGAGTCTTTCATCTGCTGTTAGCAACAGGTTTTATCATGCTTTCGCCCATGGAAGTAAGAACGACCCACTTAGCTTTCGCTCTTGTTTTAGGTTTTATGTTAGTCCCTGCGTTCAGGAGTTCGCCGATTGACCGGCCAAGTTGGTTTGACTGGGGATGGGTGGGCCTTACGATGGTATCAAATGCCTACATGTTCTTTCGTTTCGATCAACTGGTATTACTGGGTGGTCGACATACGGAAGTGGATATCTTGATGGGTGGGTTGACGTTGGTTGTTCTCTTGGAAGGGGCACGTCGAAGTGTTTCCTCTGGATTAGTTGTTCTGGCTGTACTTGCCTTACTTTTCGCCTACTTTGGCAGAAGTATGCCTGAGCCGTTTCTTCATACTGGATTCTCAGCGGAAAGAATCATTCAGCATCTGTATATGACCGGAGAAGGAATATACGGATTTATCCTTGGGGTTTCGTCCACCACCATTGTGACGTTTATTATTTTTGGCGCTTTCTTGCAAGCTGTTGGAGTATCGGAGTTTTTCAATGATCTTGCCAATACGATTGCAGGTAAGAGTCGTGGAGGTCCTGCTAAGATTGCCACGATCTCGAGTTCCTTGATGGGGACGGTGAGTGGGGATACGTCAGGGAATGTCGCAACGACCGGTACCTTTACCATCCCATTGATGAAAAAAGTAGGGTACAAACCTTATTTTGCAGGCGCCATTGAATGTGCAGCTTCAGCTGGTGGGCAATTAATGCCTCCTGTGATGGGGGCAACAGCCTTTATTATCGCGGATACGTTAGGTATTCCTTATATCGAAATAGCTGTTGCGGCGATTTTACCGGCGATTCTCTACTATGTCGGGGTATTCGCTACCATTCACTTCCGAGCGTTATCTCAAGGGTTAAAAGGAATGGAAGATTCCATGGTACCTAAATTTAAAGAAGTTGTTCCAAAAGCTTACTTAGTCCTTCCAGTTGTAGGAATTGTCTACCTGTTATTAAAGGAATATGATCCGGTATACTCCGCCTTTTGGGGTGGGATCGTCTTTACCGTGATTTTAAGCTTCTTTAAGAAAGAGACGCGAATGACATGGCATAAAACAGTGGAAATTTTAGAACAGGCCGCACGCACCACGATGGGTGTGGCGATAGCTTGCGCTGTGGTGGGGATCGTTGTAGGAGTAGCTTCTCTTTCGGGTGTAACGATCACCGTTGCGGATTCCGTTCTGCAGCTTACGGGTGGTATGTTGTTGCCCACGCTTTTGCTAACGATGGTTGTAGCCATGATTATGGGAATGGGTCTTCCCACAACAGCGTGCTATGTTCTCACAAGTATTAGTGCGGCTCCCATCTTAACGATGTTAGGCGTGCCGATGCTCACGGCTCACTTGTTCGTTCTGTACTATGGGGTCTTATCTGCTTTAACTCCACCGGTAGCGACGGGAGCTTATACGGCAGCAGGTCTAGCAGGAGCGGAACCTACGAAAGTGGGTTTAGCCTCTCTTCGTGTCGCGTTAGCAGGATTCGTGGTTCCCTTCTTGTTTATCTATCATCCAAGTCTCTTATTGGGGCAGGAATATAGTTTTTCTGAGGCGATTGTTCCATTTATCTTTAGTGCTTCTGGTATTATCTTCATCGCTGCAGGGATCGAAGGTCACTTTAAATGGAAGATCAACTGGATAGGCAGACTCTTGCTCGTCTCAAGTGGAATCTTGTTGGTTTTCCCAGAAATGATTACAAGTCTCATAGGATTTGCCTTGGCAGCAGCTGCATTAATTCCGATTACCAAATTAGGCAAGAATTATTCAGACGATTTACCGATGACAAAATCATCTTAATCAATGTTAAGAATAATCATTTTTAAGGAGGAAAGAGGAATGAAGAGAAGTCTTACTTTTTTGCTTGCTGTCTTGTTGGTATTAGGTTTAACTGCATGTGGTTCTAGTTCCACCACTCCAACTACGGCACCCGAAACTAAAGGTGAGGAATCAAAACCATCTGCAGAAACCGCGCAGCAACAAGCTCCGAAATCGGATGAAAAGGTTTTTATCAGAATTGGAACAGCAAGCTTAGGGGGCAACTTTTTCCCTATGGGTACCGCGTTAGCATTAGCATTTGAAGAGACAATAGATAACGTAAAAGCCACTGGTCAAGCCACCGGTGGATCCTCTTTCAATCTGACTGCGCTGGATAAAAAGGAACTAGAGGTAGGCTTGTCACAAAGTGTTGCTGTTGCTTCTGCTATCAATGGAACAGGATCGTTTGAGGGTGCCCCTCTAGATTCTATTGCCACGATTGCAAACTACCATCCAACACCAAGTCATATCATCATCAGAAAAAAAGCGAACGTTAAGAGCTTTGAAGATCTAAAAGGAAAAAGTCTGGAAATGTTAGCCATCGGTGACGGAAACGAAGCAAACGCAAAGAAACTATTAGAAGCGTTGGGGATAGGCTGGGATGAAATCAAACCAGTTTATAGCGGAAATCGTGTGCAAGCCGCATCTGCTTTAAAAACGGGGAAGGTGGATGGAATTATTGATGCAGCAGGTCTAGGTAGTTCATGGCTCGTCGACGTACTCGGAGATGGAGAGGATTTTGATTTTATCGCTTTAACTGACGAAGAGATTGCGAAGGTCACCGCTAAGTATCCAGAGTTCTCGAAGATGAATATCCCAGCTGCCACGTACAAAGGCCAAGATCAAGAAATCCAAGCCGTAGCCAACTGGACAACAATTAATGTTCGTAAAGACATGGACGAAGAACTAGCCTACCAAATAACAAAAGCAATTTTTGTCAACCTTGACCTATTAAAAGAAAGACATGATTACTTTAAATCGATGAGCTTAGAGACCGCGCCACATGATGTTGTAGCTCCGTTACATCCAGGGGCGGAAAAGTACTATAAGGAAGTTGGGGCGCTGAAATAACAGTTTTACAGTCAACACCTCACTAGGATAACTAGTGAGGTGTTTGCTATGTTCTCGATTAAATATCCCGTAGATAAAAGCCCTACCTAACCTTCATCCGCCTCTCCAAATGATTTAAATTAACTCCTTTCTTCTCTAGAATGCTTCGACTCGATTTGCCTCAAGATTGTACTTGTAAAACAGACGCTTTCCTTCACTCTCTACTTCAAAAATGAACCGATCCCCGTCCCACCAATGGGAATAGCTTTTTATGATGTTGGCATGAAGCAACCTGTCCGCTGGTTCTACTTTCATCTTTGTATCCAAATCGTATAGTAATGAATGAGACCGTCCCCCTTGCATCGTGTCGTCTTCATGCAGGTCTAGTGCAAGCCGCTTGCCTGATGGATCCATAGTCGAAAGAGAGACGAACAAGGTCTCGCCTTCCGTTGCCTTCCATTCATCTAGCAGGGTAAAGGTCTGGTCATTGCCGTTAAAGCTCAGCAATCTCACCGCGAAAGGATCCTGATCAGGGTCTGTTTTCTGCAGGGTAAAGATCGTTGTATTCGATGGTTCATGGTAAGCGATATTACCAATCCGATCATTCCCTTTAAAAAGCCATGGCTGCGGAATATCTTTGATTTCAAATAGGGTGCTTTGCTTATTATCCCGAAGGAGTTTAACCGAATGGCCATCTAGAGCGTCGATCTCCATACGACTTACATCCTTAATTTTATGAATGATAAATCCATTTTCATTAGGAGATAGGTAATACCTTGATTTTTGAATTTGGTAGTAAGGGGTTGCGGTATCGCTCCAGTAGACTTCCGCGTCCACATACTCGTAATCCCCTTCCATGCCGGTTGATACCACGTTAAAGCCAACACAGCGAGGATTGGAAAACGTCAGGTACGGTGGAGGAGTTTTCATCAAGCTTTTGGCAAAATCATCATCTCGCAGTACAAGGGCTTGAATAAATCTCTTTACCGTTGCTTCAGCCGACATTTTATCGTTCGTTAACTCTATCCTCATGATTCGGCCATCCATCGGACCCTCAAGCCCGTTCTTTTCCTTGATCACGAACAGGCCATTGTTATCCGAGCTCCAAGACACATCCGTATAGCTAAACAATCCAAGGTAGGCTAAACCGTCTTGCGTTGGTGTGGGCTTAAAAGGAATCTCTGCCGAATACTCATTTTGCGGTATATTAAAGGTCACCTGTTTTTTGTTTAGAAAGTCAAGGTCGGCTACCCAGATATTATCAATGAAAGAACCGGTGTTGGTGGTTTCCTTAGATTTCTTGGACTCTGATTTGACGTAGCTCACATATCTCTTATCTGGAGAAACAGCGGGGGAATGCCCATGATCCACAATCATTTCCGAACCGTCCGCGAGATCTCTTAAGAGAATGTTCCCATCTCTCTCCAAGATCATCCTGCCCTTACTGGCCAGGAAAGGATAATCCCCGTTAGTGACTTTATTTAAATGGAGATCCCCCATGTCCATTTGGTAAATTTCAGACCGGTCACCCGTTTTCTTTACAAAAAATATCTTATTTTCATTGATCCAAGAGGGATTATCGTATCGAACAGCTGGAAGCTTCCCTTCTAATAACACCGTCTTTTTCCCCGTTTCGATATGATACAAGGTCAGGCTGCCCTCGCTGGTAAAAAGAAGCTGTTTCCCGTCCTCACTTAGTTTCATGTGCTGCGCTTCGCCATCCAAAACCTTCTGAAACCCTTTGTCGTTATAGGCAAATACTCCTTTTCCAGCAACAGGAACATAAACCGTGCCAGCATGCTCGGCTACCCCTGTTGCACCGCTGCCGATATCAACAAAGGATATCTGGTTTGAGATCTTGAGGGAAGAAGCATCGGCGAGCTCTGAAAACGGGCTTAAGGTAAGGGAACTTACCAATGTGATGGCGATGAGTGCAGCTGTTGCTCCGAAAAAGGAGAGCTTCGCCATCCAGCGTTTCTTCCTTCGATGAACGAAAGAAGTTCGTAAGGTCTGCTTTAATTCCAGATTGACCTCAAGCTCTTGCTTTAGGCGTCGAAAACCATCATCCAGCTGTTGATCATTCATAAGAGGCTCCCTCCAAGCAATGCTTTACAAATAACCCTATTTTCTTGATCATCCGAGAAGCTTTCATTTTGACGGCAGATTCGGACTTTCCGATAATGGAGCCGATTTCCTTGTATTTCATCTCAGAGAAATAATGCAAATTCACGATTTCTAGTTCTTCTTTGTCTAAGGATTTTAGGGATTTCTTCAAACACTGAAGATCATCCTGCTTCTCTAGTGCCTCTTCAAAAAGGACGGGATAGCTAAAGCCATCAAGGTCTTCCCCAACTGCCAGATCCTTCTTTTTTCGGTAATGATCAATGACGGTGTTGCGAGCTATGGTCATCAGCCAAGCCTTGGCATTGGCATGCTGAAGCCGATTAAACCGCTCAAAGGCTTTTCGGAAAATTTCGCTGACAAGATCATCAGCGTCCCACTTATTTCCTACCTTAAATAACACATAACGGTATACATCCTCGTACGATTGATCATATAGATCCATAAAATCATCCTTCAATAAGCCCACCTCTACACCTATCTAAAGGAAAAGTGTCGGGTTACGAGATCTTTTACCTTTATCAGCATTTCTTGAAATTCTGCATACTCCAGTTGGCTTGGATTACTCGCAAACGGATTTTCGGATGCTTTAACTAAGGTATATACCTTTCCATTCTTCTCCCCAAGGTACGTATGCATGCCTGTTTCTTGTCCCCAATCCACCCAATCTTGAACGGACATCCGTTCAATACTCATAAGTCCCGTCACCTTTGCGGGATCCTGTGGGGTGTATAGAAAGTCAGTTCTAGCTCCATCCTGACTTTTTTCCATACGGAGCTTTCCCTTCCAATCCGATGGCAAGGGAAGCCGGAAATCCATCTCCTCATAAACATAAGGACTCGTCAGGTAGGGGGTGCGAGCACTAATCGAGGTATCCTTATCCAATTCAATGCGAGTGATCACCCATTTATTTTCTCTTAATTCCAACGTAATCCTGGCACGTTCCGTGTTTCGTACTTGCGTGGAATCTGTTACTTCAAATGATATCAAAAACTCAGATTTTTGATCACTGATTTTCTTTTGCTCTTTAATAGAGAAGTCTTGAATCCAAGGACTTGATACTCCAGTCACCCAATTTA is part of the Ammoniphilus sp. CFH 90114 genome and encodes:
- a CDS encoding MurR/RpiR family transcriptional regulator; translated protein: MRDRYNHLTETQRKVADFFLKKEDAAAFLTIDRLAAEAGVSAASITRFATEIGFSGYPDLQKALRLNLQQRLNPTQRLQSSMGIEDNSLFSRSFQKDMENINEAIKLNPTPMLESVVQLLLRAQNVYIVAYRSSYSLASYFYVILEQILGNVNLVNNLENMKAETLLRMTKRDVLISISFPRYNQQTLDFTKLAYDRGVKILPISDSLSAPLIQYSDVYLISPFESMSFYNSYVPVMSLINALSTELAAALKEEVKERLTLIDQMSDTVYYPLTGHGQS
- a CDS encoding RraA family protein, with the protein product MSKLGFRINSSETPRDQALVSSLKEFPTCNLADVMGRFHVMDPGIQPVDRQMKLAGHAVTVQCRPGDNLMLHKALEVAKPGDILVVNTNGNTTSAVFGELMCRTAMGAKLGGIVVDGAVRDVLALSEQGFPTFSRSVCASGCDKDGPGEINYSIASGGVSVQPGDIIVGDADGVVVIPLAEAKTVLEKVRVHMANEHKRIEEINSGVLFKPEINEILAAKGVK
- a CDS encoding alanine--glyoxylate aminotransferase family protein, whose translation is MLGAQDLLLMTPGPTKIPPSVQKASGQATMHHRSKPFAIMLGELLEGLKPFFGTSQPILPVHTTGRGAMEAAITNLFSQGDPILSICNGKFGGFFAEIGERYGCQVTRAFASWEEEVELSQLVKLIDSIPDLKAITVVHSDTSSGILNPIEQIAALTKKRDILLIVDGISSIGSVPFEFDKWGVDVAITASQKGLMSFPGLAFVVLNDKAWKAEQTSTLPKFYTEFKEILKSVTKPKPDTPGTTPVSLVAAVHEAVKLLTLEGKENVFKRMESNGAYLRQEMNQLGFQTYPPNLIEYSPTVSMFKVPEGYTSNDIQSFLQQHHGIFIAKGLGNYKDGFIRIGHMGDIRLSDIERTIAAVKDGLTREG
- a CDS encoding 3-isopropylmalate dehydratase large subunit, which gives rise to MSGKTMIEKILSKHAGIDARAGDIVICEVDAVMGTDGSTPMAIDYFHEMQGHKVLNPEKVVFFADHYSPAPNQKTAELHQKMKRFSEQHGCQYYPTGEGIGNQVMMEKGFVHPGDIVLGADSHSCTFGALNAFACGIGSSDLAIIMISGKIWLKVPETIKVEIIGKMPSDLTAKDIAIALTREIGADGASYQTIEFHGNVIEEMTMESRFVLSNIVAEMGAKGGLMRADQTTYQWLSKRGIEHGESVDSDLDASYSRVVTLDVSKLSPQVALPHAVDYSVPIEEIQETKVDMVFIGTCTNGRMEDFREVAEILRDQELAPGVQLLIIPASREVFLQAMEEGLIQLFMQKGATIGTPGCGPCCGTGNGVPANGENIVSTANRNFIGRMGNPLANIYLASPAVAITAAIKGKIAHPREVGGSHEVRG
- the leuD gene encoding hypothetical protein (catalyzes the isomerization between 2-isopropylmalate and 3-isopropylmalate in leucine biosynthesis), producing MKFEGKVHIVGDDINTDYIISSRRKRDSLDAHYLKQFFMEDIDSTLHQRIKDGDILVSGKNFGCGSAMEVAATVIQALGVRVIIAPSFARSFFRNGINNGLLLIEADTTQIQADDVVEVQLGEDLTHVYVRSRNVHLTSKPLPTVMQNIFNAGGIVPYFIKNNGTFIT
- a CDS encoding TRAP transporter permease; translated protein: MSQHHAKSGGAEERKKKISRRPLKGNLAKAVTVVAVLFGVFHLLLATGFIMLSPMEVRTTHLAFALVLGFMLVPAFRSSPIDRPSWFDWGWVGLTMVSNAYMFFRFDQLVLLGGRHTEVDILMGGLTLVVLLEGARRSVSSGLVVLAVLALLFAYFGRSMPEPFLHTGFSAERIIQHLYMTGEGIYGFILGVSSTTIVTFIIFGAFLQAVGVSEFFNDLANTIAGKSRGGPAKIATISSSLMGTVSGDTSGNVATTGTFTIPLMKKVGYKPYFAGAIECAASAGGQLMPPVMGATAFIIADTLGIPYIEIAVAAILPAILYYVGVFATIHFRALSQGLKGMEDSMVPKFKEVVPKAYLVLPVVGIVYLLLKEYDPVYSAFWGGIVFTVILSFFKKETRMTWHKTVEILEQAARTTMGVAIACAVVGIVVGVASLSGVTITVADSVLQLTGGMLLPTLLLTMVVAMIMGMGLPTTACYVLTSISAAPILTMLGVPMLTAHLFVLYYGVLSALTPPVATGAYTAAGLAGAEPTKVGLASLRVALAGFVVPFLFIYHPSLLLGQEYSFSEAIVPFIFSASGIIFIAAGIEGHFKWKINWIGRLLLVSSGILLVFPEMITSLIGFALAAAALIPITKLGKNYSDDLPMTKSS
- a CDS encoding TAXI family TRAP transporter solute-binding subunit, whose product is MKRSLTFLLAVLLVLGLTACGSSSTTPTTAPETKGEESKPSAETAQQQAPKSDEKVFIRIGTASLGGNFFPMGTALALAFEETIDNVKATGQATGGSSFNLTALDKKELEVGLSQSVAVASAINGTGSFEGAPLDSIATIANYHPTPSHIIIRKKANVKSFEDLKGKSLEMLAIGDGNEANAKKLLEALGIGWDEIKPVYSGNRVQAASALKTGKVDGIIDAAGLGSSWLVDVLGDGEDFDFIALTDEEIAKVTAKYPEFSKMNIPAATYKGQDQEIQAVANWTTINVRKDMDEELAYQITKAIFVNLDLLKERHDYFKSMSLETAPHDVVAPLHPGAEKYYKEVGALK
- a CDS encoding RNA polymerase sigma factor encodes the protein MKDDFMDLYDQSYEDVYRYVLFKVGNKWDADDLVSEIFRKAFERFNRLQHANAKAWLMTIARNTVIDHYRKKKDLAVGEDLDGFSYPVLFEEALEKQDDLQCLKKSLKSLDKEELEIVNLHYFSEMKYKEIGSIIGKSESAVKMKASRMIKKIGLFVKHCLEGASYE